Part of the Penicillium digitatum chromosome 4, complete sequence genome is shown below.
CCCTCACACCGGGAAATCACACTTGCATCTGCAATTCGCAGGTTGCGCACTCAACACACCTCCAAGGCCCTGGTTTACTACCCTACCGTGGGCACCGACAATAGCACCGCACAGTGGCGATGCTTCAAGCTGtcagaaagagagaaaaaaaggtCTCCTCGTTCGTTCTGAAGCCCAACACAGCCCATAACGAAGAGAAGGTACCCAGCGAGGGTTTCAATGTCTTTATGGCGAAGCTTATCAACGTCGAGAGCCATCCCATGGGAGAATTGCACAAGTGGCTAGGCATGGCCCTGTAACTGTGCTTCTAGCTTGCCTAATACCAAAAATCGATAAGATAGTGACAGCATGTATTACCGCGAGAGAAAGATAACGCACGGGGACCTCAGGTTCTTTGAGCTCGGCCATTTGGCGTTTTCTCTATGGCTGCTGTAGAAAGGCAGGGTTGTGAAATGAGCTCTCCCACATGGCCGCCAAGGGTGTGCCTAGGGCTACCAGGGTCTACTGATCCACAAGTCTGACACTGCATGTGTTAAAGCCGCAATTTAACCATCATATGTACTACCTGAAAAAGGTATTGGTAGCTCAATTCTCTAATCGTGCAATTTCCATCTTTACGTCTTCGACCTCTCTTGCCAGAACCCCATATCGACGAGCAATATCCGCGAAAGATCCTTCATCCGCCTGGATGTCGGTAACCGGGTCAGACATCTCCACATCACCATAAGCTCTCAGCTCTTGAACCGTCATTTTCCGGCGGTGCTGCAGGCGTTCCCTCGTCTGCCTCAGATGCTGCCTATATCGAGCAAGAGCAGCAAGTGTTTCTGGCGTATACAGCGTAGCCGCAATCTCCAGTTTCGTAACCCTGTCCAAATCGTCAAAGAGAAATTccacagaaaaagaaaactgcGAGATTTCCAAACTGCAAGGACAAGAAAAACTAACTCTAATTTCCCCTCCACCCCCTGCGCAACAACAGCCAAATGCTCCGCCTTAGCTTTCGTCGCACGCGCCAAAGCCCCATGCTTTGCCCGTTCCAGAGTCACAACAGTGCGCTCCAAGACTCGCGCCCGTACGGCAACGACCTCCGCCGCTGTAGCAGCCATCTTCCGCCGAGCGACTGGCAGCTCGGATAGCTGTGTGTGGCGCAACGCACGCACCCGCGCCTGCAGTGTTGAAGAGAGCGGTGGGACTGGCGCCATCGAGGTCCGGACTCGACGGTCGCGCGCTTGAGCGCGAGCGTTGTGATTGGAATGCTGTGGGGCTGAGGTGTCTGCATCGAGCGCGGTGGCTGGGTCTGTACTTGCGGTTGATAGAGCGCGTAAGTCCTGAATGGCGGATGAGATGGTTTTAGAAAGGGGTGTTATGATGGCCGGGATATTCTTGTAGAAGACTTCAATGTCGGGGGCTAGGAGGGTGAGTGCTTCATCTGGTTTCTTGGGTTCGGTTTCTGGCTTTGGGGTTGTGGGTTCGATTGCGCTGGATGGGGTCTCCAAGTAAAGGGTAACTATAGCAAGGTTATCGCGGCACTGGGCACGATAGATTCGTTAGGGATATGGTTCTCCTCTTAATGGGTTAGTGGCCTGTAACGGGGGATGTACTGACCTCCGCGGGCAGGTTGCTGTCTGGGGCGAAGGCCAATTGCCGGAGCATTTGCTCTTTGATTCGTTTTTTGGCATTGAGAGTTTGGCATTGCTTCAGCTCCTAGTGATAGAGTGTTGTCAGAGCTCTGTTCATGGTTGGGTCCGTTGGACATGTGCTGCGCAACAGCACGTTGACGGCTCACTTGCACCACAGCTGTGCGGGCTGGACTCGCGCTTTGAACACGCGTTGAGGCATCTGGATTGAGGAGGGAGGTTGTTAAATTCTCATATAGTCGTTTGAATTGAGGGTTGTGCTCAAGAATAGATGGGTCGCAGGGAGGAATCATGTTGATGTTGCTAAGAACCTGGGGAAGTCCACCGCCGAAGAAAACCCGACACGTCACGACCCACATACCCAGGGAAAGAGAGGGTTCGCAATACAATTTCTCGTACATTCAAACTACGTACCTGATAGAAATGAGGTTTTTTTCCTAATACAAGTACATATTCATTTTGCATTTCCGCGTTTCTTTCGTAATCATACAAGTTGAAGCCAAAAGCTTCGGTTCACCTCTTCCAACCGCAACGTCGTCGGGGAAATAGAGCAACCCCATTCACCTATCCTAGCTATGAAACGAAACGGGAGAAATGGAGTACACTCAGGCGTAGGGGAAGAGAAATTGAAGTGGCAAAATGAATAAAATCCTGTTCGGCCAATCTTGAGCATGAGGTTTGTCGGTGGCAGTATAAACCTTGCCGAGTGCAGGGATTTTCAAAATCAAAGTATGTACAGACGTTGCTGGCGGGGATTGCATGTGCATTGCAAAAAGCCCGTCAGGATCAGCGGTGTTACTGCAAAAGAAAGATGTGGCGAGAAATTGTTCGGAAAGGCACTGAGGAAAAAACGACGCTTGGAACGCAA
Proteins encoded:
- a CDS encoding zf-CSL-domain-containing protein — translated: MIPPCDPSILEHNPQFKRLYENLTTSLLNPDASTRVQSASPARTAVVQELKQCQTLNAKKRIKEQMLRQLAFAPDSNLPAECRDNLAIVTLYLETPSSAIEPTTPKPETEPKKPDEALTLLAPDIEVFYKNIPAIITPLSKTISSAIQDLRALSTASTDPATALDADTSAPQHSNHNARAQARDRRVRTSMAPVPPLSSTLQARVRALRHTQLSELPVARRKMAATAAEVVAVRARVLERTVVTLERAKHGALARATKAKAEHLAVVAQGVEGKLEVTKLEIAATLYTPETLAALARYRQHLRQTRERLQHRRKMTVQELRAYGDVEMSDPVTDIQADEGSFADIARRYGVLAREVEDVKMEIARLEN